CCGTAGCCGGAGTATTCGAAGCAGCCCCTAAATCAATGAGGTCCATCACCACCGTCACCGGCGCGGCACGCAGTCCACCACCAAACTGCGTGACCACCCCATCGACCGTCGCATAGTAGCTCTGGGCCACCCGCTGCATCTCGACAGAATGTAACCGAATCCGTAGCGTATAGCTGTGCCCGCCCAGCACCGCAAAGCTGGTCCCGACCTCGACTCCACCGACCATCGGCACCACCAGCGTCTGCCCGCCGCTTTGCCGCACATTGAACCCGGCAAAGCAGTTCGTCCGCGAGGTCACGCCCGCATAGAATCCCCCCAGCACGCCATCGCTAGCGGCCGATAGCTGCACATTCCCCAGCTCCAGCAGCAACGCCCCGCCCAACTCCACCGCATCAATCGCGGTCAGCGTAGTCTGCCCATCCAGCCCATTGCCGCCGCTCATCTGCAACCCTGCAGAGCTAAATCCAAGATGCGACCCCGGATCCGTCACGGCCCAGATATCGGTATTGAACACGCCCGTGTTGAAGCTATCGTCGATCGGCTTCCGCTGATTCGCCTTGGCTACAAACGGCGGCTGGTCCAACGTGAAGGCAGTCGTAGTGCCATCGCCCTGAAATAGCTCCGTCACATACGCCCAAGGCTCGATATCGCCCGAGAGCATCACATCATTGGCCAACTCCCGCACAGCCGCAGTCCTCAACGCGGCAACAGTGAGTGTGCCATCTCCATCCGAGAAGCTATGCGTCGTCGTCCCAATTTTTTCCAGGCTCACGACGCCGTTCAGCGCCCGATAGCTGCTATAAGCCGCCGCCGCCATCTCCCCAGTGTTGACGGACCACGCCGCTGCGACCTTCGGCTGAAAGACCCCGACCGCCTGCGTCGTCGCAACGCTGATCGTCACCCCGCCGCCCGCGCGCTGGACCAGCGTCTGCAACAGCGTGCCACCCTCCACGCTAAGCCCAGCCCCCGCAAACGGCACCGCCGGCTGCTTATCCAGCAGCCACTCATCGCTCACAGCCGAAAACGCCAGCCGATACACCGGCCCCGCGCCACCCACCCCGGCATACACGGACTCCGGCTCCGTAGCCAGATACCCAGTAAAGAGCACCGTCCCATTCTGAGCCGCAACCACCACCCTCCCGCGCCGCACCGGCCCCGGCAGTGCGGTCCCCTCCAGGCACAGCATCCCGCTCAAAATCGAAGGCTCATTCAATACCCGCTGAATCTTCAGCGGACTAGAACGAACGTTCGACCTGTCGACAGCCCCACTGTAGTCCACTGCCCCCTTCCCATCCAGGTTATCGATCGTCAGCTTCACTACCCACCTCCTCAACCGGAGGCAACCCACGCATCGCCCTCACCTCGGCCACACTCAGCACCCCAGCCTGCAATAGCTGTATCTGCATCGCGACCTCCTTGCTCTCATCCCTCTCATCCAGGTCGTTGAAGCTGAACTCAAACTCCCGCCACCCCAGCTTCTTCGCAAAGAGGTCCCGCGTAATATGCTCAGCCAGCAGCTTCGCCACCGGCACCACCGCGCTCTGGAACGCCTCATCCGCCAGCTCGCCCGCGGTCGAGCGATTGACCTCACTGGTCAACCCCAGCATCATCGGCGGCAGCTCAAACGCATTGGCGATCATCGTGACCAGAAACTCCTGCCACTGAATCCGCAGGTCCGCATCGGTGCCGCCCGCAAACTTCAGCACCTCCGGCTTCTTCTCGCAACTCAACACCGGCACCCGCCCTGTGCCTTCAATCTCGTCCTGCCACCACCGAATCAGCCGATCATGCTGCTCCGGCGTCGCCTCATCCAGCCACAGCGCATACTGCACCACGCTGTTCGAAGCCAGCCTTCCCGCATACCGGTTCGCACTCAAAAACTGGTTCACCGTATCGAACGCCACCTCCAGCCGCCCCAGGCCAAACGGCGTATGCGTCCGCGGATTCAGCCGTATATACATCAACTCATCGTCACGCAGCGGCGTCACAGCCTCCGCGCCCGGCATCCCCGTATAGAACCCATACCGAGGCGTATCCACCCCGGCCTGCCACCGCGCGTCCACATGGATCGCAGCGCCATCGACGGCATACAGCTCAAATGGCCTGTTCTCATCCCCCGTGGCCTTCATCTCCACCGAGCCGAACCCGCCCACCAGCACATCCTCGATCACCTGCTCCCAAAGCGTACGAAACGAGTCCGAATCATTCGGCTCCTCAAGCGCCGCCCGCAGCGCATTCATCCTCGCCTGCGCATCCGGCACATCGGCCTCACGATACCCACGCCGCACCCGTATCTGCCAGTCCATGCTGGCGATCTTGTCCTTCACCACATTGATCGCCCGTCGCGCCACCGGCGTCTCGGCAAACCGGCGCAGATTCGCCGCCGTAGGCTTCGGCGACACCGCCAGCCCCGGCCGCCCACTCACGTTGTAGGGCGTCAGAATCGAAGGCAACGGCACCGTCTTCCTCGGCCCTTCAACCTTCGCCTCACTGCCCCCAGCCATCTGCCGCAACACACTCCGAACCTTCTCACCAATTCCCAAGTCGCACCCCCATGTAATTTTTGCGCAAAATAAAACGGGCGCAGCCCTAACGGCCACGCCCGACACCCACTAAACTCTCGCCTTACCTACACCCGCAGCTCCCGCCTCGCCGTCTCCGCCGCCCTGGCCAGATCGCTCAACGTCACCACCCGAATCTGCTGCCGCTCCATCGTCTCCACCCCAAACCGATACCGTTCCCAGGCCTCGCCCTCATCCTCCGCGACCATCTTGATCGGCTCCACCACCGCCGTCAGGAGCAGCTCCGCCGCCTCCACCCTCCCCACGCCATCCCGCAACTGCGGAGCCGAGTAAGCCAGCACCTTAGCCGCCTCGACATCCCCGTCCAGCGACACCGCATGAAACATCCTGACCACCCCACGCGCCTCATCGGAGACCACCCGATACCCGCAGTCGATCTTCATCGGATCACCCGCCTGCGTATAAGGCGCCGCAGCAATCCTCTTCCGCATCATCCGCCAAACCCCGGCCCGCTCGAACTCCCCCCGCACCGCCGCAGAGATCGCGGCCCGCCCAGTCTGCTGCGCCCTCACCTTGGCAACCTTCAGCGGCTCCACATACATCCGCATCAGCTGCTCCATCTCCGTCGGCAGGTTCTCCGCCAAACAAGCCCGCGCCTCGGTGATCTGCACCGAGTTCGAGAGCGAGTCCTCCAGCACATCCATCACGCGCTTCGGGTCCTGCGCCGTCACAGCTCTTTGCAGTCGAGCCCCAATCTCCTGCTCTAGCCCTTCCAGCAACGCCACATCGGCGTCCGAGTCCATGCACCGCACCCGCGCCCAGTCGCGCGTAAACCGCACGTCCGCCCTGGCGGCTCCACCGGCCTCCCGCAGCACCACGCCGATATTCACGAACTCGCCCTTCACCACATCCGGCACATACCGGATCAGGAAGAACTCGCACGGCATCCTCTCGTTCAAAGCGCCTCTCCCGCAACCGTTACATCACAAATCTTCCCAGCACTTTACTCCCCGCAAACTGCTGCGGCACCACAATACTCACACCACGCGCCCACATCGGGAACGGCTCCCGGTTCGAGTCCCGAAATGCCTCAATCAATCCTCGCACCCGCCTCTGCCTCGCCAGCAACTGCTCCATCAGCACCTCGATCGCCGCCGGATCGCCGCCATACCACTCCGGCGGCGCGGCCTCTGCGATCCCCCACAGCACCCCCGCGTCCATCTCCTCCACCCGCGTCAGCCACGGCTCAAAGCTCTCCCATCCCGTCACCTTCCGGTAGACATTGTTCTGCGCATACACTCCCCGCAGCGGCGAGTCGGGAAAACTCCACTCGCCTGCATTGAAGCAAAACCCCTGGTCAATAAACGTAGCCCGATACCTTTTCCCTCGCGGCTTCCGTTCAAACACCGCCTGCCGCCCATTGCAGTTCCCGGTCCACTTATCGACGCACAGCATCCCGGCAAACTCCGCCAGGTTGGTCACCTCTTCGAGCTGCTGCTCCGGCAGATAATCGACTACCTGCCCCGGCATCAGCCCACCCACAAACATGCTGCCGAACTGCAACCCCGACGCGCACCGAACCCGCATCCCCTTGCCCAGCTCAATGCTCATCCCATCGGTATGCTCCACCAGCCACGGCGTCACCTCCACCACATCGCACAACGGCACGGTCAATCCCGTCGCCGCCGCCAGCCTGGTCGCGATCAGTTCATTGGCCAGCACCCGCACATGCTGCGGATTATTGGTAAACTTCACCACCCACAGGTTCCCATCAGCCCCCAGCATGAGCTGACTCTGCGCTCCACCCCTCATCCGGCGAATCGCCTGCACCGCCAGTATCGCCAAACCGTCCCCCGTGCCAGCAGAATACTGCACCAACCCCAAGATCCCGAAAACCCACAAAATCCAGCCACTTCCAGACACTCTATTCTCCTGAGCGAGGCCGAAGAATCTGCGGTTGCCCTTGTTGTTGCCTGTTCTCACCTTTGCTGTTGCCAGTTCTTTTGGTTGTCATTTAGGAGCGAAGCGGAGGAATCTGCTTTTTCTTTTGCCGTTGCTGTTGTTCTTGCCATTTTGGTCGGAATAAAAAATCTCGCTGCCGACCAACAGGAGGCCCCATGCGAATGACTCACCCATGCCGCCCCGAGAGCGGCACGAAGTGCCCCAACAACTCCGCCCTGACCCCCTGCGCCACCGCCATAGCCATCAGACAATCATCATGCGCCCCCTGCGCAGCCCCCGTCCGACCACCACCCCAGGTCACAAACGTCCGACACTCCCCCAGCAATCTCCCACTCATAAAGAGTCCCGGCGACTCCATCAGCAAAGCCCCCATCCGGCTAACCATCCCCGGCTTATTCCCTGCGGTAGTCAACCACCCAGCCACTCCATCCTGCGCATACACCCGGCTCCAGCGTTCGGAGGCATCCAGATAAGCCAGCACCCCGGCCCCATGATTATTCCTCTCCACGGCGACTATCGCCCCGCCATACTCCCGCGCCAGCGCCGCACACACCCGCGCCAACTCCGCGACAGTCATCCGTTCCTGTAACTCCGCACACTGCAACCCGGTAGCCACCTCCACCACCTGCACGGCAGCAAAGTCACCATCCACGCCACCGCCCGCCGTATCGGCAGCGACGATGTACTCCCGCCCCGCCACCGGCGGCAGCCACACCAACAACGCCCCGCCTCTTCTACGCTCCGCCGGAGCAGGCACCTCAGCCATCCGAGCCTCCACCGCCTCCACCTCGAAGCAGCAGTCACCAGTAGCTTTAAAACAACTCACAGCATCCTCAGCAAACTCCTGCGACCGCAGCCCCCGATAGCTCCGCTCCAGCTCCCTCCGGAACCCGATCTGCTCCGCCGTCAGCCCCTCAGCCTTCATCAACGCCAGCTCATCCTCCCGCAGCTCCATAGCAGCCTCCGAGCGATAAGCCTCCTCCATCCACCAGGGAAAGAAATGCCTTACAGCCCCAGTCTCCCGAGCCCCCATCCACTCCTCATAAAAGCACCCATAAGCCCCCCGAGGAGTACTCTCCAGACAAACCTCACCCCCCGGAGCCAGCGCCGCTCGCAACCCCGCCAGCGTAGCCGCCGCATCCCCCGGCCATCTCGCCACCTCGCTGCAATGCAGGTTCTGAATCGTCAACCCCCGGCCGGCATTTTCATCCGCCGCACTGGCCACGCGAAACTCGCTATCCAGCTCCGGAAATACCATCTGCCTTGCATTGGCCCGCGAGAGCGCCAGCTCCCCCTCGCGCAGCGATGCGGGCAGGTTCTCCCACATCCTCTGCACCATCGCAAAGATCCTCTCCGCGGCCTCCTGCGTATGCGCCACCTGCACGGTCAACACGCCCGGCTGCGTAATCGTCTTCAGAAAGAACTGCCCCGCCACCCAGGTCGTCACGCCCATCTGCCGAGCCTTCAGCACAATGTTCGCCTTCCCCCGCTGCTGCTCATAGCGCCTCTGCACCGCATTCGCCCGCAGCGGAGCCAGACTTCCATCCCGCCCTCGCACCCGCAGCAGCTTCTCCGCCAGGTACATCCCGCACGTCATCCCTTCGCTATTGGCCAGCCTGCTCTCCAGCCCATCCTTCAGAGCCAGCATCTCCCTGCTCCC
This is a stretch of genomic DNA from Granulicella sp. WH15. It encodes these proteins:
- a CDS encoding HipA family kinase yields the protein MAILAVQAIRRMRGGAQSQLMLGADGNLWVVKFTNNPQHVRVLANELIATRLAAATGLTVPLCDVVEVTPWLVEHTDGMSIELGKGMRVRCASGLQFGSMFVGGLMPGQVVDYLPEQQLEEVTNLAEFAGMLCVDKWTGNCNGRQAVFERKPRGKRYRATFIDQGFCFNAGEWSFPDSPLRGVYAQNNVYRKVTGWESFEPWLTRVEEMDAGVLWGIAEAAPPEWYGGDPAAIEVLMEQLLARQRRVRGLIEAFRDSNREPFPMWARGVSIVVPQQFAGSKVLGRFVM
- a CDS encoding DUF3037 domain-containing protein, producing the protein MNERMPCEFFLIRYVPDVVKGEFVNIGVVLREAGGAARADVRFTRDWARVRCMDSDADVALLEGLEQEIGARLQRAVTAQDPKRVMDVLEDSLSNSVQITEARACLAENLPTEMEQLMRMYVEPLKVAKVRAQQTGRAAISAAVRGEFERAGVWRMMRKRIAAAPYTQAGDPMKIDCGYRVVSDEARGVVRMFHAVSLDGDVEAAKVLAYSAPQLRDGVGRVEAAELLLTAVVEPIKMVAEDEGEAWERYRFGVETMERQQIRVVTLSDLARAAETARRELRV
- a CDS encoding phage portal protein, with the translated sequence MAGGSEAKVEGPRKTVPLPSILTPYNVSGRPGLAVSPKPTAANLRRFAETPVARRAINVVKDKIASMDWQIRVRRGYREADVPDAQARMNALRAALEEPNDSDSFRTLWEQVIEDVLVGGFGSVEMKATGDENRPFELYAVDGAAIHVDARWQAGVDTPRYGFYTGMPGAEAVTPLRDDELMYIRLNPRTHTPFGLGRLEVAFDTVNQFLSANRYAGRLASNSVVQYALWLDEATPEQHDRLIRWWQDEIEGTGRVPVLSCEKKPEVLKFAGGTDADLRIQWQEFLVTMIANAFELPPMMLGLTSEVNRSTAGELADEAFQSAVVPVAKLLAEHITRDLFAKKLGWREFEFSFNDLDERDESKEVAMQIQLLQAGVLSVAEVRAMRGLPPVEEVGSEADDR
- a CDS encoding terminase, whose product is MRGSREMLALKDGLESRLANSEGMTCGMYLAEKLLRVRGRDGSLAPLRANAVQRRYEQQRGKANIVLKARQMGVTTWVAGQFFLKTITQPGVLTVQVAHTQEAAERIFAMVQRMWENLPASLREGELALSRANARQMVFPELDSEFRVASAADENAGRGLTIQNLHCSEVARWPGDAAATLAGLRAALAPGGEVCLESTPRGAYGCFYEEWMGARETGAVRHFFPWWMEEAYRSEAAMELREDELALMKAEGLTAEQIGFRRELERSYRGLRSQEFAEDAVSCFKATGDCCFEVEAVEARMAEVPAPAERRRGGALLVWLPPVAGREYIVAADTAGGGVDGDFAAVQVVEVATGLQCAELQERMTVAELARVCAALAREYGGAIVAVERNNHGAGVLAYLDASERWSRVYAQDGVAGWLTTAGNKPGMVSRMGALLMESPGLFMSGRLLGECRTFVTWGGGRTGAAQGAHDDCLMAMAVAQGVRAELLGHFVPLSGRHG